Proteins from a genomic interval of Kribbella aluminosa:
- a CDS encoding ROK family transcriptional regulator, with the protein MRAKSFGDLASRASCLTALRTLGAGTVSEIAEAAGTSRQTVDVALARLAEMGLAEYRVDSVLPHEGGGRPARVSRFRADAGYVVGVDLIGTTVKVALADLAGRWVRVGSLRPPTPTSDRPALDPVVAAVRDVVDEAGVDRSLLRAVGVGTSGVPSPDGSMLTSPLIKPWTEGNVGRQLSDLLGVPVVLDNDLTLGAIAESRLGALRGAATAVFAETFYNLSARILIDGAVVRGRSGVAGEFGVLKAFGRRRSRLETYFSDVGRMDEVLHRLADGSDEPADTAELDELVEAMAAPLAGLVLAVDPDVIALGGRLGRYASVLAKPLRAALRDAIEGGPPVDPRIVGAEFVTEGVLVGAIDQAFARFPDRIYGLDSIQPPTQLLPAEAAFAV; encoded by the coding sequence CGTCGAGGGCAAGCTGCCTGACGGCCCTGCGTACTCTCGGTGCCGGCACGGTCTCCGAGATCGCGGAAGCTGCCGGAACCTCGCGACAGACGGTCGACGTCGCGCTTGCCAGGCTTGCTGAGATGGGGCTCGCGGAGTACAGGGTGGACTCCGTCCTGCCGCACGAAGGCGGCGGCCGGCCCGCGCGGGTGTCCCGGTTCCGGGCCGACGCGGGGTACGTCGTCGGTGTCGATCTGATCGGTACGACGGTCAAGGTGGCGCTGGCCGACCTCGCCGGACGGTGGGTGCGAGTCGGATCCCTTCGGCCGCCGACGCCGACCAGCGATCGCCCGGCTCTCGATCCGGTCGTGGCGGCCGTGCGTGATGTCGTGGACGAGGCCGGAGTCGACCGGTCCCTGCTGCGAGCGGTCGGAGTCGGGACCTCGGGCGTGCCGAGCCCGGACGGAAGCATGCTGACGTCGCCGCTGATCAAGCCGTGGACCGAGGGCAACGTCGGCAGGCAGTTGTCGGACCTGCTCGGTGTCCCAGTCGTGCTGGACAACGACCTGACGCTGGGCGCGATCGCCGAGTCACGCCTGGGCGCCCTGCGTGGGGCGGCGACCGCGGTTTTCGCCGAGACGTTCTACAACCTGTCGGCCCGGATTCTCATCGATGGTGCCGTCGTCCGGGGGCGGAGCGGGGTTGCGGGCGAGTTCGGTGTACTGAAGGCCTTCGGTCGGCGCAGGAGCCGGCTCGAGACGTACTTCAGCGATGTCGGCCGAATGGACGAGGTGCTGCATCGACTGGCCGATGGCTCGGATGAGCCTGCTGACACCGCGGAACTGGACGAGTTGGTCGAGGCGATGGCAGCGCCGCTCGCCGGTCTGGTATTGGCGGTCGACCCGGACGTGATCGCGCTGGGTGGGCGGCTCGGCAGGTACGCGAGCGTACTCGCGAAGCCGTTGCGGGCGGCGCTCCGTGATGCGATCGAGGGTGGGCCGCCGGTCGATCCGCGCATCGTCGGTGCCGAGTTCGTGACCGAAGGCGTGCTGGTCGGTGCGATCGACCAGGCCTTCGCGCGGTTCCCGGACCGCATCTACGGGCTGGACAGCATCCAGCCACCTACGCAGCTCCTGCCGGCCGAAGCGGCCTTCGCCGTCTGA
- a CDS encoding NPCBM/NEW2 domain-containing protein: MAVSPARAAVAAPGAESDATDTGTLGARPPMGWNSWNTFGCNINEKLIREAADSLVSSGMAKAGYQYVNIDDCWAEKDRDPVTGQYVPSRTRFPSGIKALADYVHAKGLKLGIYTSAGTLTCAKTMPGSLGHEDLDARTFASWDVDLLKYDNCNNQGVPAKDRYQAMGDALRKSGRDILYSICEWGANDPWLWGKSVGGQMWRTTGDINASWGSVMSILDQQAALSPYSGPGGWNDPDMLEVGNPGLTVAESRAHMSLWSLLNAPLIAGNDVRSMPAWVRTMLTDPDVLAVDQDWGGRQGMRIRDDGDQEVWSKPMSDGSVAVVLLNRGAAAQTISTSAAELKLPEAKAYTVRDLWANTEAASNGAIRAQVGSHDAVMLRITPGTTTALPPLVTVVVQPSAPYVEDNAPVKVQVKVYNDGTSSIDGVRVDLTAPETWTAKPAGSTRIASIRAGQIGSATWSVSADRPDAGPVDLGASASWLWRRNAYSDGGAGRFVVATRPPAGESNLSDLTLLSSQNGWGPVERDQSNGEAGAGDGNPLTIAGVQYAKGFGTHAPSSIDFFLGSHCSRLTVTAGIDDEVGDQGRAGFEIRGDDAVLASTEATGAGPAVPLTVDLTGVQHLELRTTNVDGPNFDHTDWAQPKITCA, translated from the coding sequence ATGGCTGTGTCACCGGCGCGGGCCGCGGTCGCCGCACCGGGCGCCGAGTCGGACGCCACCGACACCGGAACCCTCGGCGCTCGGCCGCCGATGGGATGGAACTCCTGGAACACCTTTGGCTGCAACATCAACGAGAAGCTCATCCGGGAGGCCGCCGACAGCCTGGTGTCCTCGGGGATGGCGAAGGCCGGCTACCAGTACGTCAACATCGACGACTGCTGGGCCGAGAAGGATCGAGACCCGGTCACCGGTCAGTACGTGCCGAGCCGGACACGGTTCCCGAGCGGGATCAAGGCGCTCGCCGACTACGTACATGCCAAGGGCCTGAAGCTGGGGATCTACACCAGTGCCGGCACGCTGACCTGCGCCAAGACGATGCCGGGCAGTCTCGGTCATGAGGACCTCGACGCCCGGACTTTCGCGTCCTGGGATGTCGACCTGCTGAAGTACGACAACTGCAACAACCAGGGCGTTCCGGCGAAGGATCGCTACCAGGCCATGGGTGACGCACTCCGCAAGTCCGGCAGAGACATCCTCTACAGCATCTGCGAGTGGGGCGCGAACGACCCGTGGTTGTGGGGCAAGTCGGTCGGCGGACAGATGTGGCGGACGACCGGTGACATCAACGCCTCGTGGGGCAGTGTGATGTCGATCCTCGATCAGCAGGCCGCGTTGTCGCCGTACTCCGGTCCGGGTGGCTGGAACGACCCGGACATGCTGGAGGTCGGCAACCCGGGACTCACGGTGGCGGAGAGCCGGGCGCACATGAGCCTGTGGTCGTTGCTCAACGCACCGTTGATCGCCGGAAACGACGTCCGGTCGATGCCGGCCTGGGTCCGCACGATGCTGACCGATCCCGACGTACTCGCTGTCGACCAGGACTGGGGCGGCCGCCAGGGGATGAGGATCCGCGACGACGGCGACCAGGAGGTCTGGTCCAAGCCGATGTCCGATGGCTCAGTGGCGGTCGTCCTGCTGAATCGCGGCGCGGCTGCGCAGACCATCTCGACCTCGGCCGCCGAGCTGAAGTTGCCCGAGGCGAAGGCGTACACGGTCCGGGATCTCTGGGCCAACACCGAAGCGGCGTCGAACGGCGCGATCCGCGCCCAGGTCGGCTCGCATGACGCGGTCATGTTGCGGATCACTCCCGGCACCACGACCGCATTGCCGCCGCTGGTGACTGTGGTGGTGCAGCCGTCGGCACCGTACGTCGAGGACAACGCACCCGTGAAGGTGCAGGTCAAGGTGTACAACGACGGTACGTCGAGCATCGACGGTGTCCGTGTCGATCTGACCGCTCCCGAGACCTGGACGGCGAAGCCTGCGGGATCGACTCGGATCGCCTCGATCAGGGCCGGCCAGATCGGCAGCGCGACCTGGTCGGTGAGTGCGGATCGTCCCGACGCCGGGCCGGTAGACCTCGGTGCAAGCGCCAGTTGGCTGTGGCGACGGAACGCGTACTCCGACGGTGGCGCAGGCCGCTTCGTTGTCGCGACCCGGCCGCCCGCCGGGGAATCGAACCTCTCGGATCTGACCCTGCTCTCGTCCCAGAACGGGTGGGGCCCGGTGGAGCGGGACCAGAGCAACGGTGAGGCCGGAGCCGGTGACGGGAACCCACTGACGATCGCAGGTGTCCAGTACGCCAAGGGATTCGGGACACACGCCCCCAGCTCGATCGACTTCTTCCTGGGGTCGCATTGCTCGCGCCTGACGGTGACCGCCGGCATCGATGACGAGGTAGGCGACCAGGGACGAGCCGGCTTCGAGATCCGCGGCGACGACGCGGTACTGGCCTCCACCGAGGCAACCGGTGCCGGGCCAGCGGTCCCACTGACCGTTGACCTTACCGGAGTGCAGCACCTGGAACTACGCACCACGAACGTGGACGGCCCCAACTTCGACCACACCGACTGGGCGCAGCCGAAGATCACCTGCGCCTGA
- a CDS encoding substrate-binding domain-containing protein: MKYTRRGVVVPVVAVGVLAALLAGCSSGAESSGEATVSAPKSGKLTIALLQKQGDQQYFVDEATGAKDEAKKLGDVEVKVIDLGTDANKAISELDNVIAQKVDGIAIVVPDQKIGPQVIDAAKAAGIPLVASDDAISSGDGKPAPFVGFDGHGMGMEVGKKAAELYKAAGWTAADTRIIAGWKQDLKTCGDRVQGAAEAFKEGIGGGEAPKTIELGTDNSVGDALNKTGAALTDNHAVKHWVVWGCNDENETGIVTGLQNGKVAPDNIIGVGLGAYLTCKDWKAGQTTGNKAALYIGGPAVGSAAVRVLTENLRGQKPLPERTIAKTQIVDAKTWQSSGLVCT, encoded by the coding sequence ATGAAGTACACCCGTCGTGGTGTTGTGGTACCCGTTGTCGCGGTCGGCGTCCTCGCCGCCCTGCTGGCCGGCTGTTCGAGCGGTGCAGAGTCCTCCGGGGAGGCGACCGTGAGCGCGCCGAAGTCCGGCAAGCTGACGATCGCGCTGCTGCAGAAGCAGGGCGATCAGCAGTACTTCGTAGACGAGGCGACCGGTGCGAAGGACGAGGCCAAGAAGTTGGGCGATGTCGAGGTGAAGGTGATCGACCTCGGTACGGACGCCAACAAGGCGATCAGCGAGCTCGACAACGTCATCGCTCAGAAGGTCGACGGTATCGCGATCGTCGTTCCGGACCAGAAGATCGGCCCGCAGGTGATCGATGCGGCCAAGGCGGCCGGGATTCCGCTGGTCGCGTCCGACGACGCGATCTCGTCCGGTGACGGCAAGCCGGCACCGTTCGTCGGCTTCGATGGCCATGGCATGGGCATGGAGGTGGGCAAGAAGGCGGCCGAGCTGTACAAGGCCGCGGGCTGGACCGCCGCCGACACCAGGATCATCGCGGGCTGGAAGCAGGACCTGAAGACGTGTGGAGACCGGGTCCAGGGTGCTGCCGAGGCGTTCAAGGAAGGGATCGGCGGCGGCGAGGCGCCGAAGACAATCGAGCTCGGTACCGACAACTCGGTGGGTGACGCGCTGAACAAGACCGGTGCGGCGCTGACCGACAACCACGCCGTGAAGCACTGGGTGGTCTGGGGCTGCAACGACGAGAACGAGACCGGCATCGTCACCGGCCTGCAGAACGGGAAAGTTGCCCCCGACAACATCATCGGTGTGGGGCTCGGTGCGTATCTGACCTGCAAGGACTGGAAGGCCGGACAGACGACCGGCAACAAGGCCGCGCTGTACATCGGCGGCCCGGCGGTCGGCAGTGCCGCCGTCCGGGTGCTGACCGAGAACCTGCGAGGCCAGAAGCCGCTGCCGGAGAGGACGATCGCCAAGACGCAGATCGTGGATGCCAAGACCTGGCAGAGCAGCGGCCTGGTTTGCACCTGA
- a CDS encoding sugar ABC transporter ATP-binding protein, whose amino-acid sequence MGAVQPSASEVLVARGITKRFVGVRALTQVDLAVRGGEVLALMGENGAGKSTLLKIITGDYQPDEGSLMLDDAVVGYSSPAGAHRAGVRVIAQEPEIVPHVDVAENVYAGALPRRGRMYSRRRAHEQCARDIDRLGLTGFLRPGTLGRRLSPAQRQLVEIMRGLVGAVRVVAFDEPTSSLSDHEVEILFGLIRRLRDDGVAVIYVSHRMKEIFAVADRIAVLRDGRLVGVRSASETNEDELVRMMVGRELQAMTRPARSPGEVVLSVENMTSDEVRGIDLQVRRGEVVALAGLVGAGRSELVRAVVGDLPIRSGAVRMNGRALRLRSPHDAVRAGIGFAPEERKAEALVLERSVRENISLAVLDRIRQFRFVRRRREQELVSGYVSSLRIKTPSAEQQVRKLSGGNQQKVVLARWLARDPELLILDEPTRGVDVGAKAEIYTVINQLAERGTAILVVSSELPEVIALADRVLVMREGRITGELPAGPTEEQILALAMTADSQNLKESPA is encoded by the coding sequence GTGGGCGCAGTACAACCCTCCGCTTCCGAGGTTCTGGTAGCGCGGGGCATCACCAAGAGATTTGTCGGCGTTCGCGCGCTGACGCAGGTCGATCTCGCCGTCCGCGGTGGCGAGGTCCTCGCCCTGATGGGGGAGAACGGCGCGGGGAAGTCGACGTTGCTCAAGATCATCACCGGTGACTACCAGCCGGACGAGGGATCGCTGATGCTCGACGACGCCGTCGTCGGGTACTCGTCGCCGGCAGGGGCGCATCGCGCCGGAGTCAGGGTGATCGCCCAGGAGCCGGAGATCGTCCCGCACGTCGACGTGGCGGAGAACGTGTACGCCGGTGCGTTGCCGCGCCGCGGCCGGATGTACTCGCGGCGCCGGGCGCACGAGCAATGCGCCCGGGACATCGACAGACTCGGTCTGACCGGGTTCCTGCGGCCCGGCACGCTGGGCCGGCGGCTGTCGCCGGCGCAACGCCAGCTCGTCGAGATCATGCGCGGCCTGGTCGGCGCGGTCCGGGTGGTCGCGTTCGACGAGCCGACGTCGTCGCTGTCCGATCACGAGGTGGAGATCCTGTTCGGGCTGATCCGGCGCCTCCGCGACGACGGCGTGGCGGTGATCTACGTCTCGCACCGAATGAAGGAGATCTTCGCCGTGGCAGACCGGATCGCGGTCCTGCGCGACGGTCGGCTCGTCGGTGTGCGCAGCGCCTCCGAGACCAACGAGGACGAGCTGGTCCGGATGATGGTGGGCCGCGAACTGCAGGCGATGACCCGTCCCGCCCGGAGCCCTGGTGAGGTCGTCCTGTCGGTGGAGAACATGACAAGCGACGAGGTCCGCGGCATCGACCTCCAGGTTCGCCGGGGCGAGGTGGTCGCCCTGGCGGGGCTGGTCGGCGCGGGCCGGTCGGAGTTGGTGCGTGCCGTCGTCGGCGACCTGCCGATCCGCTCCGGAGCCGTCCGCATGAACGGGCGCGCGCTGCGTCTGCGATCCCCGCACGACGCCGTTCGTGCCGGGATCGGCTTCGCCCCTGAGGAACGCAAGGCCGAGGCCCTGGTGCTGGAGCGAAGCGTGCGGGAGAACATCTCGCTTGCTGTCCTGGACCGCATCCGGCAGTTCCGATTCGTTCGGCGGCGGCGCGAGCAGGAGTTGGTCAGCGGCTACGTGAGTTCGCTGCGGATCAAGACTCCGAGCGCGGAACAGCAGGTCCGCAAGCTGTCCGGTGGCAACCAGCAGAAGGTGGTCTTGGCCCGCTGGCTGGCTCGCGATCCCGAACTGCTGATCCTGGACGAGCCGACCCGCGGCGTCGATGTCGGCGCGAAGGCCGAGATCTACACCGTGATCAACCAACTGGCCGAGCGCGGTACGGCGATCCTCGTCGTGTCGTCGGAGCTGCCCGAGGTAATCGCCCTCGCCGATCGCGTGCTGGTGATGCGGGAGGGTCGGATCACGGGCGAGCTGCCGGCCGGCCCGACCGAAGAGCAGATCCTCGCGTTGGCCATGACGGCCGATTCGCAGAACCTGAAGGAGAGCCCCGCGTGA
- a CDS encoding ABC transporter permease, which yields MSANNDTVPVRADQDGEHRDEQADASLAASSAPRRILDAVGVQNVSLLIALAVLVSLVGSRFPSFFSLANYQVIGKAVSVIGILAVVETVVIILGGLDISVGSAAGVGSVVTALVFMHTGSSSVIGILAALGVGVLAGLVNGCVIVYGRVNPVVATLATLAAYKGVAQLISDGRAQGYTGADPVFVFIARGAILGIPTLIWIFVVVAGLAHLVLRYTDLGRNIYAIGGNDTAARLAGININRYIIAVYAITGLAAALAGVMITARTGSGQPVSGSEGLELQAVTAAALGGCALQGGRGTIAGTVLAVVLLGVLDNGITLFGVNPFWQNVARGSLLVIAVVIQQLRNGERRVGMPT from the coding sequence GTGAGCGCCAACAATGACACCGTGCCGGTCCGTGCAGATCAGGACGGTGAACACCGTGACGAGCAGGCGGATGCTTCGCTCGCAGCCAGCTCGGCGCCGCGGCGGATCCTGGACGCCGTCGGGGTTCAGAACGTGAGCCTGCTGATCGCGCTGGCCGTCCTGGTCAGTTTGGTCGGCAGCCGGTTCCCGTCGTTCTTCAGCCTCGCGAACTATCAGGTGATCGGCAAGGCGGTCTCGGTGATCGGCATCCTGGCCGTGGTCGAGACCGTCGTGATCATTCTCGGTGGCCTGGACATCTCGGTCGGCTCCGCGGCCGGCGTGGGCTCAGTGGTGACGGCCCTCGTGTTCATGCACACGGGCAGCAGTTCGGTGATCGGCATCCTGGCCGCGCTCGGGGTGGGTGTTCTCGCCGGGCTGGTCAACGGCTGCGTGATCGTCTACGGACGGGTGAATCCCGTGGTGGCGACGCTGGCCACGCTGGCGGCGTACAAGGGGGTCGCACAGTTGATCTCCGACGGCCGGGCGCAGGGATACACGGGTGCCGACCCGGTGTTCGTCTTCATCGCCCGGGGTGCGATCCTCGGCATTCCGACCCTGATCTGGATCTTCGTAGTGGTCGCAGGCCTTGCTCATCTCGTTCTGCGCTACACCGATCTCGGCCGCAACATCTACGCGATCGGCGGCAACGACACGGCCGCCCGGCTAGCCGGCATCAACATCAACCGCTACATCATCGCGGTGTACGCGATCACCGGGCTGGCCGCAGCCTTGGCCGGCGTCATGATCACGGCCCGCACCGGATCGGGTCAGCCGGTTTCCGGCAGCGAAGGTCTCGAACTGCAGGCGGTGACCGCGGCCGCGCTGGGTGGATGTGCTCTCCAAGGCGGTCGGGGCACGATCGCCGGAACGGTGCTGGCTGTCGTCCTCTTGGGCGTTCTCGACAACGGAATCACTCTGTTCGGCGTGAATCCGTTCTGGCAGAACGTTGCCCGAGGCTCCCTTCTGGTCATCGCCGTGGTCATTCAGCAGCTTCGCAACGGCGAACGCCGGGTCGGGATGCCGACCTGA
- a CDS encoding sugar ABC transporter substrate-binding protein, translating into MIVSSFCRKAAAGLALVALAATGCTTKNPSATGSATTGDDASTKSSSGPVTLKDGSQVKLALIPGGAHPYFQPWKTTADQDKTEFKLGAVTFNETGEWDQGKQNNVINSLAAQGYNAFGIFGVSPTDINSTFEDLKAKGFAVGSLASCPAGDTNSADFCLSTDVETAAYKAAKATIAAIGGHGTIVHLTGNNVDSNTQRRIAGVKKAVAETNGKVTELPVITDIDKDLSTAQKAVADLLAAQGTKINGIVTTAYNPAVAAADGVASSKLPIKVVAIDDDAKILAGIKSGGVAATVTQNPVGQAYVGGWLLALLQSKQCTMKDPGVIVDSGSFVVTKANVDTYDQERQAKTKELQTEFASHLTCS; encoded by the coding sequence ATGATCGTGTCGTCGTTCTGCCGGAAGGCTGCTGCGGGGCTGGCCCTCGTCGCGCTGGCCGCGACCGGATGCACCACGAAGAACCCGAGCGCCACCGGTAGCGCCACGACCGGAGACGACGCATCCACGAAGTCGTCCTCAGGACCGGTGACCCTGAAGGATGGTTCCCAGGTGAAGCTGGCGCTGATCCCGGGCGGCGCGCACCCGTACTTCCAGCCGTGGAAGACCACGGCCGACCAGGACAAGACCGAGTTCAAGCTCGGCGCTGTCACGTTCAACGAGACCGGCGAGTGGGACCAGGGTAAGCAGAACAACGTGATCAACTCGCTGGCCGCGCAGGGGTACAACGCGTTCGGGATTTTCGGGGTGTCGCCGACCGACATCAACTCGACGTTCGAGGACCTGAAGGCGAAGGGTTTCGCGGTCGGTTCGCTGGCGTCCTGCCCGGCCGGTGACACCAACTCGGCCGACTTCTGCCTGTCCACCGACGTGGAGACCGCGGCGTACAAGGCGGCCAAGGCAACGATCGCGGCGATCGGCGGCCACGGCACGATCGTCCACCTGACCGGCAACAACGTGGACTCGAACACCCAGCGCCGGATTGCCGGGGTGAAGAAGGCGGTCGCGGAGACGAACGGCAAGGTCACCGAGCTGCCGGTGATCACCGACATTGACAAGGACCTGTCCACGGCGCAGAAGGCGGTCGCCGACCTGCTCGCGGCGCAGGGCACGAAGATCAACGGAATCGTCACGACCGCGTACAACCCTGCCGTGGCCGCCGCCGACGGTGTTGCCAGCAGCAAGCTTCCGATCAAGGTGGTCGCGATCGACGACGACGCGAAAATCCTGGCCGGCATCAAGTCCGGGGGAGTGGCCGCGACCGTCACGCAGAACCCCGTCGGTCAGGCGTACGTCGGCGGCTGGCTGCTGGCTCTGCTGCAGTCGAAGCAGTGCACGATGAAGGACCCCGGCGTGATCGTGGACTCCGGGTCGTTCGTCGTCACCAAGGCCAACGTCGACACCTACGACCAGGAGCGGCAGGCGAAGACCAAGGAGCTCCAGACCGAGTTCGCGAGCCACCTGACGTGTTCGTGA
- a CDS encoding ABC transporter permease, whose translation MSDRKGSELADGLVSPTAAAALQEPDVPVGKAESRRVGGLVPWWANQRIGLLVLVVALSALFGVLRPAFFNQQLVIFPLLRDIAMFTVVGLAQLCVLSIGHMNLAVGRMAAFSMMITGISYDLWHFTLYAGLVIGLVAGAAIGALAGWVIARTRVNSFVVTLALDFLLLGLIPLVYTALTDNAAFVTRPPGMRELRNYSLADVCVGNVCGSPAVPQLALFAVVAMAVVGWIYSRTKLGRELLMTGASVRAAELSGIPTARRVIVAHAMSGSLAALAGFMLAVSTGSIKATIGEEFMLPSFLGPILGGTLLAGGFVSIWGTLIGTALTTVIRKGLDLLGVGLESLNIYLGLILLVALSTDRIRAKLSDRQGVRER comes from the coding sequence GTGAGCGATCGCAAGGGTTCAGAGCTCGCGGACGGGCTTGTGTCACCGACGGCCGCCGCGGCACTGCAGGAGCCTGATGTCCCGGTCGGGAAGGCGGAGAGCCGGCGCGTCGGCGGACTGGTGCCGTGGTGGGCGAATCAGCGGATCGGTCTGCTCGTTCTCGTGGTCGCGTTGTCGGCGTTGTTCGGCGTTCTGCGGCCCGCGTTCTTCAATCAGCAACTGGTGATCTTTCCGTTGCTTCGGGATATCGCGATGTTCACCGTGGTCGGCCTGGCGCAGCTTTGCGTGCTGTCGATCGGTCACATGAACCTCGCGGTCGGCCGGATGGCTGCGTTCTCGATGATGATCACCGGCATCTCGTACGATCTGTGGCATTTCACCCTGTACGCCGGTCTGGTGATCGGCCTCGTCGCCGGAGCGGCGATCGGGGCGCTGGCGGGCTGGGTGATCGCTCGGACCAGGGTCAACTCGTTCGTGGTGACGCTGGCGCTGGACTTCCTGCTGCTCGGCCTGATTCCCCTCGTGTACACGGCCCTGACCGACAACGCGGCGTTCGTGACCAGGCCGCCGGGGATGCGGGAGCTGCGCAACTACTCGCTCGCCGACGTGTGCGTCGGCAACGTGTGCGGCTCGCCGGCGGTCCCGCAACTGGCGCTGTTCGCTGTGGTCGCCATGGCCGTCGTCGGGTGGATCTACAGCCGGACGAAGCTCGGCCGGGAACTGCTGATGACTGGTGCCAGTGTGCGGGCTGCCGAGTTGTCCGGGATCCCGACCGCGCGTCGGGTGATCGTCGCGCATGCCATGTCGGGCAGTCTGGCCGCGCTGGCCGGGTTCATGCTGGCCGTGTCCACAGGCTCTATTAAGGCAACCATCGGTGAGGAGTTCATGCTTCCGTCCTTCCTGGGCCCCATCCTTGGAGGAACGCTGCTGGCCGGCGGCTTCGTCTCGATCTGGGGAACGCTGATCGGCACCGCGCTGACAACGGTGATCCGCAAGGGCCTCGATCTGCTCGGTGTCGGCCTGGAGAGCCTGAACATCTACCTGGGTCTGATTCTGCTGGTAGCTCTGTCCACCGATCGAATCCGGGCAAAGTTGTCCGACCGGCAGGGGGTGCGAGAACGATGA
- a CDS encoding ABC transporter permease, with translation MRRFARSTEMTLLAICVVFFVALVIASDGELLAANSLRVLLQFLAVPVLIGLAQMVVLAVGQLNLAVGAIGGFAAAAMAVLMADHGVPAPFALLIGFLLAAVAGLVNGVLVVLTRINGFIVTLATMTVLIGVQYRMVGTRTVDAYPQALKIFGSSALFGVVPWIFIVALIVAGGLSVLLRRTVPGRKLLASGGNPIAARLSGISNDRSVIVAHTLSGAVLGVAAILTVASSPGVNKSIGGDWLLPSFAAPIIGGALLTGGSAVVLGTVLAAFIVRFVDTARAEFSLEPSWVNFVVGAVVLGSVVLGQVRTRRQQRRTVVKSPDVTVAGGVS, from the coding sequence ATGAGACGCTTCGCGCGGTCCACGGAAATGACCTTGCTGGCCATCTGCGTCGTGTTCTTCGTCGCTCTCGTGATCGCCTCCGACGGCGAGCTGCTGGCGGCGAACTCGTTGCGCGTGCTGCTGCAGTTCCTGGCCGTGCCGGTGTTGATCGGGCTGGCGCAGATGGTGGTGCTGGCCGTCGGGCAGCTCAACCTTGCGGTTGGGGCGATCGGTGGGTTCGCGGCGGCCGCGATGGCTGTGCTGATGGCGGATCACGGCGTACCGGCTCCGTTCGCGTTGCTGATCGGGTTCCTGCTCGCGGCGGTCGCCGGCCTGGTGAACGGCGTCCTCGTGGTGCTCACCCGGATCAACGGCTTCATCGTCACGCTCGCCACGATGACCGTGCTGATCGGCGTGCAGTACCGGATGGTCGGCACCCGCACCGTCGACGCCTATCCACAGGCGCTGAAGATCTTCGGGTCCTCCGCCCTCTTCGGCGTCGTCCCGTGGATCTTCATCGTCGCGCTGATCGTCGCGGGCGGGCTGTCGGTTCTGCTCCGCCGTACCGTCCCCGGCCGGAAACTCCTAGCCTCCGGCGGGAACCCGATTGCGGCACGCCTTTCCGGAATCTCCAACGACCGCTCGGTGATCGTCGCGCACACGCTGTCCGGCGCGGTCCTCGGGGTCGCCGCGATCCTCACGGTCGCCTCCTCGCCGGGGGTGAACAAGAGCATCGGCGGCGACTGGCTGCTGCCGTCGTTCGCGGCGCCGATCATCGGTGGCGCGTTGCTCACCGGCGGATCCGCAGTTGTGCTGGGGACCGTGCTGGCCGCGTTCATCGTGCGGTTCGTGGACACCGCGAGAGCGGAGTTCTCGCTCGAGCCGTCCTGGGTCAATTTCGTGGTCGGCGCTGTGGTTCTTGGGTCGGTGGTCCTGGGGCAGGTCCGCACCCGGCGCCAACAACGGCGTACCGTCGTGAAATCCCCTGACGTGACCGTCGCCGGAGGTGTGTCGTGA